In Antechinus flavipes isolate AdamAnt ecotype Samford, QLD, Australia chromosome 3, AdamAnt_v2, whole genome shotgun sequence, a genomic segment contains:
- the ANGPTL5 gene encoding angiopoietin-related protein 5 codes for MCRNLQSSIVSYTRSTKKLLRNMMDEQQASLDYLSNQVNELMNRILLLNTEVFRKYLDPFPHRPVQAHGLDCTDIKDTIGTVTKTPSGLYIIHPEGSSYPFEVMCDMDYRGGGWTMIQKRINGVIDFQRLWCDYLDGFGDLLGEFWLGLKKIFYIVNQKNTSFLLLVTLESEDETSAYASYENFWIEDETNFFKIHLGRYSGNAGDAFRGFRKEDNQNAVAFSTYDVDNDGCRPTCMIGSQSVKSCSHFNNKTGWWFSQCGLANLNGVHQYPGKLLTSGIHWGTWVKNNSRIRLKSVSMKIRRIYNPLFK; via the exons GGAATTTGCAGAGTTCCATTGTTTCCTATACAAGAAGCACCAAGAAACTACTCAGAAACATGATGGATGAACAGCAAGCTTCTTTGGATTATCTATCTAATCAG GTGAATGAGCTTATGAATAGAATCCTTCTTTTAAATACAGAAGTTTTCAGAAAATATCTGGATCCCTTTCCCCATAGACCAGTTCAGGCACATG GTTTGGACTGCACTGATATTAAAGATACAATTGGCACTGTAACAAAAACTCCAAGTGGTTTGTACATAATACACCCTGAAGGCTCCAGTTACCCTTTTGAG GTAATGTGTGACATGGATTATAGAGGAGGTGGATGGACCATGATACAGAAAAGGATCAATGGAGTAATTGATTTCCAAAGGCTGTGGTGTGATTATCTGGATGGATTTGGTGATCTTTTAG GAGAATTTTggctaggattaaaaaaaatattttatattgtaaatCAAAAAAACACCAGCTTTCTGCTACTTGTGACACTGGAATCTGAAGATGAAACATCTGCTTATGCATCATACGAAAACTTTTGGATAGAAGATGAAACAAACTTTTTTAAGATACACTTAGGACGCTATTCAGGAAATGCAG GTGATGCATTCCGTGGTTTCAGAAAGGAAGATAATCAAAATGCAGTGGCTTTCAGCACTTATGATGTTGATAATGATGGATGCCGCCCAACATGCATGATTGGTAGTCAATCAGTCAAGAGTTGTAGTCACTTTAATAATAAGACGGGTTGGTGGTTTAGTCAGTGTGGCTTAGCAAATCTTAATGGTGTTCATCAGTATCCCGGAAAGTTGCTCACATCTGGAATTCACTGGGGTACATGGGTTAAAAACAATTCACGGATCAGACTCAAATCTGTTTCAATGAAAATACGAAGAATTTACAATCCACTTTTCAAATAA